GTATGTATAGCCCAATAAATCAAGTGGAAAGACACGTAGCAATTCTTGAGAAGCTCCTTAAAGATAAAGGAGTTATAGAGCGTTGCCCAATAAAATATTCTGTTACTTTTGCAAACCCTAAAACGATTTTGGATATTTCTAAAAACGCACCAGCAAATATACAATCTTCTGTAATTCGTCATGACCAAATCAAAGTTTTCATAAAAAATGAATTAGAGAAAAAATCACCCGTGTTTATGTTAGATCACCAAGTCTATGAAATAGCTAATACAATTCTAAAATACAGTAAAGAAAAACCATTTAACATTGAGGATTATACATTAGACTTACCTCAGAAATCGCATAATGATCTAACAAGTGATACAGCTAATGAAAGCAGAGGCAATACTAATACTAATACTAATACTAATACTAATAATGATGCTGTTTTAAAAACATCACTAACCGATTTTCGTTTAAGACGTTCTAGGGAACTTAAGGTAAAACCGTACTATATCTTTACCAATAAAATATTAGATTGTCTCCTAGAGAAGAGACCTCTAACACTAAATCAACTTTTAGAGATTGAAGGTTTTGGACACAAAAAAGTAGAAGAGTTTGGGGAGGATATATTATTTATTATTAAAGATAATTATCCGGAAGATAACTTACCAGTTAGCCAATCGACTGGAGACTCGAAGGACAAAGATACTTCGACTAAAATGGAGTCAAAAGTTCCCTCAAAGTCAGGGAATCTAACTGTTGAAGAAATAAGGTTAGCTTTAACTGCTTTTAGAACCAGTCGTTCAAAAGAGATAAATGTTAAGCCCTACTACATCTTTAACAATAATACTTTAGAAGCCATTCTTGAAAAGAAGCCTGGATCTATTAATGAGCTATTAAGAATAGAGGGCTTTGGACCAAAGAAAGCTGAAGAATTCGGACAAGAAATCTTAGACATTATACTAAATAGTAACAAACTTTAACCAAAAGAAGGACTGTAGAATAAAATTCTACAGTCCTTCTTTTATTTTGTTAAAACATCTCCCCCCGAAGTGGGGGCAGGTTTAGGGTCTGACCACCGTACTCTATGAAACATACCGTGAAACAAGATTTTCCGGGTGGTGACAGGCACCTAAACAGGCACCTAAACTAAACTGCGTAACTAGTTCCAATAATCACTAATAGAATGAACAACACTAGAATTAACAGAAAACCGCTGCCGCCATGAGTAGGTGCAGGTGCAGCACATCCATAACCATAAGCCATTGGAGCACCATAATGCGGCATAGTATCCATTGCTCCAGCCACCATTGTAGGTGGTACATTGGCTCCAGCCATCATATTAGGGGGTAAGTTAGCATACATATTCTCAACTTCCTTTCGGGTGGGTTAGTTTATTTCACTACATTATACTCACCTATCTGGAATATGAACCTGTCTCCCTGATAAATGGGTGGATGTCACCGTTTTTCATGCTTACTAGTATCGATGCACTCTCTAACACTCAAGGTATATAAGATCGGAGCCTATA
This portion of the Anaerobacillus alkaliphilus genome encodes:
- a CDS encoding YjcZ family sporulation protein; amino-acid sequence: MYANLPPNMMAGANVPPTMVAGAMDTMPHYGAPMAYGYGCAAPAPTHGGSGFLLILVLFILLVIIGTSYAV
- a CDS encoding HRDC domain-containing protein gives rise to the protein MSFLKNVFNILTDKREITEPVVYKEFNDKSNLVTNLTRLAEIKNPNVDIKKVESHLKLFSIGQAGEKNVLYELQNSMLPFIVLHDVYVEFESYNAQLDFIIITHKFIMVLEVKKLFGDIHVTDKGEFQRVIRKNNRVVNKEGMYSPINQVERHVAILEKLLKDKGVIERCPIKYSVTFANPKTILDISKNAPANIQSSVIRHDQIKVFIKNELEKKSPVFMLDHQVYEIANTILKYSKEKPFNIEDYTLDLPQKSHNDLTSDTANESRGNTNTNTNTNTNNDAVLKTSLTDFRLRRSRELKVKPYYIFTNKILDCLLEKRPLTLNQLLEIEGFGHKKVEEFGEDILFIIKDNYPEDNLPVSQSTGDSKDKDTSTKMESKVPSKSGNLTVEEIRLALTAFRTSRSKEINVKPYYIFNNNTLEAILEKKPGSINELLRIEGFGPKKAEEFGQEILDIILNSNKL